Part of the Cohnella candidum genome, TATTCCGGTGTCGCATTGACTCGTTTCTCCGCGACGCTCATGCTCGTGAACGGAACGGCGCCGATCCTCGCTCCGATCGTGGGCGGGCAGCTGCTTCAGATCATGTCCTGGAGAGGGATTTTCGTCTTGCTCGCGGTCATCGGCGCCGTTATGTTTTTCTCGGTTTGGTTCGGTTTGGGCGAGTCGTTGCCGCCGGAGCGACGTTCAAGCGGAGGGCTCGGCAAATCGCTGTCCGATTTCGGCATGCTGCTCCGCGACCGGAAGTTCGTCGGCTTCGCGCTTGCGCAGGGGTTCGTGATGGCGTCGATGTTCGCGTACATTTCCGGCTCGCCATTCGTTTTGCAGAACATATACGGGGCTTCTCCCCAAATGTTCAGCCTGTTCTTCGCCGTGAACGCCATCGGCATCGTCGCCGTCGGCCAATTCACGGGGCGGATGGCGGGGAGAATCCCCGAGCGGCAGCTGTTCGTGACCGGCATCTGTCTGGCCGCCTTGGGCGGCACAGGTCTGCTGGCGAGCGTTCTGTCGGGGGCGGGGCTTCCTTTCATTCTGCCGTGCATCTTCGTCGCAGTCGCCAGCGTCGGGCTCGTGACGACGACAGGATTCTCGCTGGCGATGCAGCGCTATGGCCGGTCCGCGGGAAGCGCAGCGGCGCTGCTCGGCGTGCTGTCGTTCATTTTCGGCGGCATTGTCGCTCCGCTGGTGGGCATCGCCGGGACGCAGACGGCCGTGCCGATGGGCATCGTGATGGCGAGCGCCGTATGGCTGTCCGTGCTCTGCTATGTGGCGCTCGTGCGCGGAAGCAAATCTTGATGGTGTGAAAGCGGCGGCTTCGGTCCTCCCCTCTCGGGCGGTCGGGGCCGTTTTTTCATTTTCCCAAAACCGTTTGGCCGGTTCGGCAGTCTAATGCAGAGAAGAGGGGGGAAAGCATGTCGACCGAGGAGTGGGTACGGGCGGCGCAACGCGGCGATCCGGAGGCGTTCCATCAGCTCGTGAGCATGGAGCGGACAAAGCTGTATTCGATAGCCTTCGCCTACTTGAAGAATGAGGCGGACGCCTTGGAGGCGATCCAGGAGACGACCTGCCGCGCGTTCCTCAAGCTGGGCAAGCTTAAGGAGCCCCGGTACTTCCATACCTGGTTCATCCGCATTCTCATCCATTACTGTATGGACGAGCAGAAACGCAAACGTAAAATGCTTCCCCTGTTCCAACTTCCCGAGACGCTGGCCGCCGACCTGGCGCTGGACGAGAAGCTGCGCCTGCAGATGGCGATCGACAAGCTGACTCCGCGCCTGCGTCACGTCATTATCCTGAAATACTACGAGGATAACTCGGCTGCTGGAGAAACCGGAAGGCACCGTGAAAACGTGGCTGAACAAAGCGCTGAACGAGCTCAGGGAGATTTTCCGGAAGGAGGGAGAGCGGGGATATGCCTAATGAAACCGTGCACGAGTCGGATTTGACGGAGAAGATCGAAGCCGCTATCGCGGAAGGACTC contains:
- a CDS encoding sigma-70 family RNA polymerase sigma factor, which encodes MSTEEWVRAAQRGDPEAFHQLVSMERTKLYSIAFAYLKNEADALEAIQETTCRAFLKLGKLKEPRYFHTWFIRILIHYCMDEQKRKRKMLPLFQLPETLAADLALDEKLRLQMAIDKLTPRLRHVIILKYYEDNSAAGETGRHRENVAEQSAERAQGDFPEGGRAGICLMKPCTSRI
- a CDS encoding multidrug effflux MFS transporter, with the translated sequence MKDNARPVTRAQGATIAVILILGSLTAFGPLSIDMYLPAFPTIERELHTSASMVQLSLTACLIGLALGQLAAGPLSDQKGRKGPLLVGLAVYVVSSLLCAWLPSIGALIVFRFLQGVSGAAGIVISRAISRDMYSGVALTRFSATLMLVNGTAPILAPIVGGQLLQIMSWRGIFVLLAVIGAVMFFSVWFGLGESLPPERRSSGGLGKSLSDFGMLLRDRKFVGFALAQGFVMASMFAYISGSPFVLQNIYGASPQMFSLFFAVNAIGIVAVGQFTGRMAGRIPERQLFVTGICLAALGGTGLLASVLSGAGLPFILPCIFVAVASVGLVTTTGFSLAMQRYGRSAGSAAALLGVLSFIFGGIVAPLVGIAGTQTAVPMGIVMASAVWLSVLCYVALVRGSKS